A window of Mytilus edulis chromosome 10, xbMytEdul2.2, whole genome shotgun sequence contains these coding sequences:
- the LOC139492799 gene encoding adhesion G protein-coupled receptor E2-like, with the protein MLDFETKYKNAVWSITINDSNGLAEVNIVEDSSLSTLVYPKKKLNEQEIETKTENLNFDIKGNFTSRLCDKTVIVCNIIDGNRDQELTVKEITCIDFPQRSTTTSNAMDVSMKVITYTGMGISVIALTVSVIVHRRLGMHISIPGSNVENLSVALLCADVAFLIGVGANDYYLVCYGVGVILHYLWLLVFSLKSIALIDMCYTITQMSTNISYANRETQNKKRKLSFLGLFIPIMIVAPAVVIDLGKVSEFNLDYSGSICFPTGYPANLIFVSIPIGLSVFINVTCFICIAGFIAKQSFEQKHVRQSNSFKHIPVFARISVVTGMLWTTGLIGAIVQTEFMEYLFVVCCSFQGLLISIANLTTRRVYRAWVNHGKSSTS; encoded by the coding sequence ATGCTAGATTTTGAAACTAAATACAAGAATGCTGTTTGGTCAATAACAATCAATGATTCAAACGGACTTGCGGAGGTAAATATAGTAGAGGATAGTAGTCTTTCAACTCTAGTATACCCTAAAAAGAAATTGAACGAACAGGAAATCGAGACAAAGACAGAAAACTTGAATTTTGATATAAAAGGCAACTTCACTTCGAGGTTATGTGACAAAACTGTTATTGTATGTAATATAATCGATGGAAATAGAGACCAAgaacttactgtaaaagagattACATGCATTGACTTCCCCCAAAGATCAACAACAACTTCTAACGCGATGGATGTTAGCATGAAGGTTATCACATATACTGGTATGGGAATTTCTGTTATTGCCTTAACTGTTTCAGTAATTGTGCACAGAAGGTTGGGAATGCACATAAGTATCCCTGGTTCAAATGTGGAAAATTTGTCAGTTGCCTTGTTATGTGCAGACGTAGCATTCTTGATAGGAGTAGGTGCTAATGACTATTATTTAGTATGTTACGGTGTTGGTGTCATCCTGCATTATCTTTGGTTGCTTGTTTTTTCCTTAAAATCCATTGCATTAATCGATATGTGTTACACTATAACACAAATGTCTACAAACATTTCATACGCAAACAGGGAGACGCAAAACAAAAAACGTAAATTATCATTTCTTGGTCTTTTCATACCGATCATGATTGTTGCACCAGCAGTTGTAATTGATTTGGGGAAGGTTTCAGAATTTAACCTTGATTACAGTGGGTCTATTTGCTTTCCTACCGGCTATCCTGCTAACTTGATCTTTGTTTCCATTCCGATTGGCTTATCAGTTTTTATTAACGTTACATGTTTCATTTGTATTGCAGGATTCATTGCAAAACAGTCATTTGAACAGAAACATGTAAGACAATCTAATTCTTTTAAGCACATTCCAGTGTTTGCTCGAATTAGTGTCGTAACTGGTATGCTATGGACAACTGGACTTATAGGGGCCATCGTTCAAACTGAATTCATGGAATATTTGTTTGTAGTTTGTTGTAGTTTTCAAGGTCTGTTAATAAGCATTGCAAACTTGACAACAAGACGTGTTTATCGTGCTTGGGTGAACCATGGAAAGTCGTCTACTTCATGA